Part of the Aquabacterium sp. OR-4 genome, ATCCCCCATCGCCATGAAACGCGATGCCCCAGCCATCGGCATGCTCGCCGGTGCGGCCACCGCGCGCCGAGAAGCCGGTGAACGAGAAGGTCACCTCGGTGGGCGAATTGCTGTTGAGGGCAAACAGCTGGCACATGGGCAAGGCGGCCGGCGGCGGGCAGCAAGTCATCGGGTTGACGGTTTGTCGGCCGCAGGTGCCGCCACTGCAGGGGCCGCCCCGGCCGCGGCGTGACCAAATGGACAAAGGGCCGCGGCGCGCGCTGCGGTGGCTGGGTCGGCACATGGCATCGGCCGTCAACCCGGTCAGCAAGCCCCGGCGCCGCAGGCGCGGCTCGTCGCGATCACGCCTGGTGTCTCGTCACCTGTGCGGGCCCTGGCTCGGGCCGCTGTCAGTCGCGGCTGATGCCCGATTCCTTGACGATGCGCACCATCAGCTCGCGGTCAGTCAGGAAGATCTGGTTGAACTCGGCCGGGCTCACCGGCGACGGCTCGATGCCCAGCGCCAGCAGGCGCTCGCGCACCGGCGGCATCACCAGCACCTTGTTCACCGCAGCGTTGAGGCGCGCGACCAGCGCGGCCGGCGTGCGCGCCGGGGCCAGCAGGCCGAACCAGGAGTCGTACTCGTAGCGCGGCAGGCCCGACTCGGCCACCGTTGGCAGCTTGGGCAGCATCGGCGAGCGCCGGGCACCGGTGGTGGCCAGCACACGCGCCCGGCCGTCCTTCAGGTACACGCCGGCCCCGGCGGTGGGCACGAAGGTGAGGTGGCCGCGGCTGCCCATCACGTCGTTGGCGGCCTCCTGCGTGCTCTTGAACGGGATGTGCACCAAGTGCTGCGGTCGCACCGCGCCGTTGCCCGCCACGGGCTGGCCCGACTGACGCCCGAGGCCCGCGCCCAGATCCATTCGGACAACGCCCGGCGCGACTGCAGCCGACTCCTGGTTTGAAGGAAGCCACCATGGACATCATCGACATCCACCCCCACATCATCTCCGACGATCCCGCGCGCTACCCGGTGACGCCGCTGTTCGGCAAGCGCTCCGAGTGGTCGAAGGAACGGCCCAGCACCGTGCAGGCGCTGATCGCCGCGATGGACGCGGCCGGCGTGGCCAAGGCCGCCGTGGTGCATTCATCCACCACCTACGGCTTCGACAACAGCTATGTCACCGACGGCTGCGCCAGCCACCCAGGCCGCCTGGTGCCCGTGTGCTCGGTGGACATGGTGGCGCCCGATGCAGTGGCCACCACGCGCGGCTGGGTGGCGCGCGGCCTGGCCGGCCTGCGCATCTTCACCGGCGGCTCGACCAAGGACTTCGACCCCGCCGAGCTGGAAGACCCGCGCGCCCATCCGGTGTGGGAGCTGCTGGCCGAGCTGGGCCTGCCGATGTGTCTGCAGACCGGCGTCGTCGGTCTGCCTCAGGTCACGATGCTGGCACGTCGCTTCCCGGGCGTGAACATCGTGCTCGACCACCTGGCGCGGCCGGAGCTGGCCGACGGCCCGCCCTATGCGCAGGCAGCCAGCCTGTTTGCGCTGGCCGACCTGCCCAACGTCTACCTGAAGCTCTCGCCGCGCATCTTCGCCGAGGTGCAGAAGGGCCAGGCCAGTGCCAGCACCTTCTTCCCGACGCTGGTGGCAGCCTTCGGCGTCGAGCGCCTGGCCTGGGGTTCGAACTACCCGACCTCGCCAGGCACGCTGGCCGAGATCCTGGCCGCCGCGCAGGCCGGCCTGGCCGGCCTGGACGAAAGCCAGCGCGCCTGGATCTTCGGCAAGACCGCGCAGAAGCTGTACAAGGCCCTGCGTTGAGCGGCGAGGCCGGCGCGGTGATGCAGATGCCGCCAGGCAGCGCGCCGGCATCCTTCAGCAGGCACACCGCGCTCTCGGCAATCATGTCGAGCCGACCGGCTCGCACACGAGCTTCGTAGGAGTACATGAAAGGCACACACCCTTCAGGCCCTACCCGCCGGTAGGGCGTTCAGCGCGCCGGGCCGGCCATCGATTAACCTCGTTGGTTGGCGGCTTGCCGGGCAGATGCCAGCAGGCCTTGGGTGCGATCGATGGCGTCAGCATGCATCGTTGAAGATCGCCCGTTTCAGCAAACGAAGCGAGTCTTGCGTGGTACGTTCAATGGGTGTGGGTGGTATGGCGCGCGCAGCTGTCGCGTGTGGGGCCGGGGTTTTGAGTCTGGCGGCGGCCTGGCCGGTGCAGGCCCAGATGTTCCGCGATCCGGTTCTGCAGCGGCTGGCCGATGGCGAGCGCATGGCCGAGATGCAGCAACTGTCCTTGAGCCGTCTGGCGGCACGCGCCGACGATGTGCAAGCCGTGCTGGGCCTGGGCTTGGCTGTGCTGGCCGGCACCGATGCCCAGGCGCAGGAGAAGGCCATTTCGCATGCCCAGGCCTGCGTCAAGGCGCAGTCCCAGGCCGCGGAGTGCCGCCATGCGCTGGGCACCGTGATGGCTGCCCATGCCGTGGCCCAGGGCAAGATGAAGGTGGCCTCCAGCGCGGGCGATGTGAAAGAGGCCTTGAGCGAGGCCTTCCGGCTGGCGCCACAGTGGTTCCCGGCGCGTCGCGCGCTGGTCGAGTTCTACCTGTTGGCGCCCGGTCTTCTGGGTGGCAGCAACAGCCGCGCGGCCGAGCTGGCGCGCACCGCGCCCAACCCGGTTCAGGTGCGGGCACTGGAAGGCCGCGTGGCCCTGGACGAAGAGCGCTTCGACCAGGCAGCCACGGCGCTGACCGAGGTGCCGGCCGGCACCGACCCGGCCGTGGCGGCCGACATGCGGCAATGGGCGGCGATGGTTGGATTTCGGTGGCTGGCCAAGGAGCAGGTGGCCAAGGCCCAGGGCCTGTTCTCTCGCCTGGTGAAAGACCAGCCCGAGGCCGCGCTGCCGCTGTACGGCCTGGCCCGCGTGCTGGCGCTGCAAGACCGGCCGGCCGAGGCGGCGAAGCTGTTGGAGCAGGCGCGCCACTTGCGCGGCGCCGAGCCGCTGCCGCTGGACTACTACCTGGGCCAGGCCCTGGAGGCACACGGCCAGGCCGATCCGGCCAAGGCCGCCTACACGCGCTTCGTCAAGCGTGGCCAGGGCCAACCACGCCAACTGGACGACGAACGCAAGCGGCTGGTGGCGCTGGGATGAGCCCGCCAGATACGCACCGCCGCGGCGCCCGTGCCGTGCCGCGCAGCGTGTGGGCACTGGGCCTGGTGTCGATGTTCATGGACATCTCGTCGGAGATGATTCATGCGCTGCTGCCGCTGTACATGGTGGCGGTGCTGGGCACCTCGGTGCTGGCGGTCGGCGTGATCGAGGGCATCGCCGAAGCCACGGCCTCGGTCGTCAAGGTGTTCTCCGGCAGCCTCAGCGACCGCATCGGCAAGCGCAAGCTGCTGGCCGTTATCGGCTATGGCCTGGGCGCGCTGACCAAGCCGGTGTTCCCGCTGGCCGGCGGCCTGGAATGGCTGGTGGGTGCGCGCTTCATCGACCGCGTGGGCAAGGGCATTCGCGGCGCGCCGCGCGATGCGCTGGTGGCCGATGTCACGCCGGCCGAGCTGCGCGGCACGGCCTACGGCCTGCGCCAGACGCTGGACACCATCGGCGCCTTCACCGGGCCGCTGCTGGCCATCGCCTTGATGGGGTGGACGGCCAACAACTACCGGCTGGTGTTTTGGTGGGCCGTGCTGCCGGCCTTCGTGGCGGTGGCGGTGCTGGTGTTCGGCGTGCACGAGCCGTCAAGGCCCGCCGCCGCACGGCCGGCGCGCCTGCCGCTGCACCGTGCCGAGCTGGCGCAACTGGGCGCTGGCTTCTGGTGGGTGGTGGCCATCGGCCTGGTGTTCACGCTGGCGCGCTTCAGCGAGGCCTTTCTGATCCTGCGTGCGCAAAGCGCCGGCCTGGCGCCCATGTGGGCGCCGGCCGTGCTGGTGGTGATGGGCCTGGCCTATGCGCTGTCGGCCTATCCGGCCGGTGCCTTGTCGGACCGCCTGCGCCGGCTGGATGTGCTGCTGGTGGGACTGGCGCTGCTGATCGCGGCCGATCTGGTGCTGGCCTTCATGCCCGGCCTGGCCGGGCTGGGCCTGGGCGTGGCACTGTGGGGTCTGCACATGGGCTTCACGCAGGGCCTGTTCAATGCGCTGATCGCCGACAGCGCACCGGCCGCGCTGCGCGGCACCGCCTTCGGCCTGTACCACCTGCTCACCGGCCTGGCCCTGTTGCTGGCCAGCCTGATTGCCGGTGCGCTGTGGGACGCGGCGGGCTATCAGGCCACCTTTGCCTGCGGCGCGGTTTTTGCGGCGCTGACCATGGCCGGCCTGCTGGTGCTCAGGCGCAGCGGGCGCGCCGGTCTGTGAGGCGCCGGCCGGTGCCGGTGCCGGTGCCGGTGCCGGTGGCGGGCGCGGCACGCAGCCGGTGGCGCGCCGCGCCCGCTCAACGCCGAACGCATGCCGAGGGTGGGTAGCCGAAGGTGCGCTGGAAGGCCGACGAAAAGTTCGACAGCTTGGCATAGCCCGCGCGGTAGCCCACCTCGCCCACCGTGAGGCCGCCGTCCAGCAGTTGCGCGCGTGCACGTTGCAGGCGCTCCTGGCGCTGGAAGGCCACGATCGAGCTGCCATAGGCGGCTCGAAACACGCGCTGCAGCGTGCTTTCGCTCATGCCCAGCTCACGCGCCAGGGCCGACGGCGGCGCGGCTTCGCGTGACATGTCCTCCAGCAGACGGGCGCGGATCAGGCGTGCACGCGCCATGCCGCGGTCAGCCGGCGCGATGCCCCGCGTTGGCGCCAGGCCCGACGACGCTGCGCTGGCGGCGCGCAGCGCCTGCTGAACCATCGACAGGCCAGCGATGCTGACCGACAGGGCCTGCAGCTCATCGCCCTGGCGGGCGCCCAGAATCTCATGCGCACAGCGCAGGGCATGCGGTGTCGGCGACCAGCACGCCACGCCGGCGCGCGGCGAGTCCAGGCTCAGCCTGTCGCACAGGACGGGCGACAGCCGCAGGTCATCCAGTGCCGACAGCGGCAGCGTGACATTGACCTTGCGCACGCGCTGGCCGGCGCGGATGTGCCGCACCAGCGTGCCCGGCGCGGCCATCAGCCAGAGGTATCCCACCGGGCCGCGGCGCGCCGACATGAGGCAGTGCGTCTGGTTGATGGCCACCCGAAGCTCGCCCTCCAGCAGCAGCATCACCGTCAGCTGCGCTGGCAGGTCGAAGCGCTGCGACAGCGTGCGCCGCTCCCGCGTGTCGTTGGCGTGCACCTGCATCTGCATCGCCAGTGATTCGAAGGCGCACACGCCATCCACGGCATCGATCAGCGGCTCATCGGCGGGGCAGGGGGGCATCGGAACATCTCGGCAGGTTGGTGGACCCGCGCCGCGTGCGCTGCATGCGGCTGGCCCATAAGCAGTTGACTGTCGCTCAGAACGTGATCTGAATGCGAACGATTATCGTTTGATCCGTCCTGCGCCAGCTGCCTCGCGGCGCCTTTTCCCCGTCCTGGAGTTGCCCATGTCGTACCCCTCCGCCATTTGTCATGCCCGCCGCGCCGGGGTGCACTCTGTTGCGCTGTCGGCCCTGGCCTGGGCGGCGCGAAGCCTCGTGCTGGTGTCGCCGGTGCTGGCCTGGGCGCAATCCGGCACGGCAGCTGCCGAGCCGGCGGCCAGCCAGACCGTCACCGTGATCGGCGAGAAGATGGGCCGCAGTGCGCGCGATTCGACGACCGCGGTGACCGTGTTCACCGCCGAAGACCTGGCCGCACGCAACCGCGCCAGCGTGCTCGACCTGGTGGCCGAGGTGCCCAACGTCACCATCGGCGAGTTCGGTGGCGTGGCCAACATCCGCGGCAGCAACGGTGCAGGCCCCGGCTTCTCGTCGCTGGCCTGGCGTGGCGCCACGCGGGCGCGCACCGCCACCATTGTCGATGGCGTCAGCCAGATCTGGACCGGTGGCAACCTGCTGGGTACCGGGCTGTGGGATGTGGCGCAGCTGGAGGTGCTGCGCGGCCCGCAGTCGACGATGCAGGGGCGATCGGCGGTGGGTGGCGCCATCGTGATCAAGACCCAGGATCCCGGCTTCAAGCCCGGGGCCGCCGTGCGTCTGGGCCTGCAGCAGGCCAACGGTGCCACCTTGGGCCAGGTGGCGGCCATGGCCACGGGGCCGCTGTCCGACAGCCTGGCCTACCGCCTGAGTGCCGACGTGTCCGGCGGATCGAGCTTCGTGAACTACGTGGACAACAACACCAGCGCCGGTGTCGACTACAGCGCCGACCCGGACCGGGTGCAGCGCGCCGACGTCAAGGCCAAGCTGCTGTTCTCACCGCCCGACAACCCGGCCCTGGTGAGCCGCCTGGACCTGCAGCACCAGAAGCAGACGGGCCCGTACCTGAACCAGGTCAACCTGGGTGACAGCGGCGAGTACCGGGCCTCGACCGATCTGGTCAACCACCGCATCGGCGACACCACGATGACCACGCTGGTGTCCAACACCAGCTACCAGCTCGGCCAGGGCCGCTCGGTGGATCTGCTGCTGTCCGCCTCGAAACTGGACGCCGGCTTCACGCACAACCAGACGGCCCCGGCGGCCACCAGCACGGCGGCCTACTTCCGCTCGCGCACCCAGCAAGACAGCAGCGGGGTGGAGTTGCGCTTGAACCTTGGCCGCGGCCACGGTGGCCTGCGCTCGCTGATCGGCCTGTCCTACTTTGGCGATGACATGAGCCTGCTGGCGAAGGCCTATTCGGGCGCGATCCGCTACTCCGGCGACACCAAGACCGCGGCCACCTCGGTCTTTGGCGAGGTGGAGGTGCCGCTCGGCGAGCGCCTGACGCTGATCGCCGGTGGGCGCCTGGAACATGAAGCGCAGGACCGCTCGGTGACCAACGGCACGGCCAGCGCAGCGCGTGAGGAGAGCAAGACCTACGCGTTGCCGCGCACCGCGCTGCGCTTCACGCTCAACCCGCACACCGTGCTGGGGCTGGACCTGCGCCGGGGCTACAACCCCGCGGGCATCAGCATGGACACCAACAGCACCAACATCTACGCCTACGAGACGGAGTACGTCACCGCGCTGGAGGCCAGCATCCAGCAGCGCTTCAACGGCGGCAAGGGCACGTGGTCGGCGAACCTGTTCAACAACCGCTTCAAGGACTACCAGGCGCGCAACGGCACCGTCATCGGCAACATCGACCGGGCCACCATCCGCGGCCTGGAGCTGGCGGTGGCCAGCGACATCGGCAGCGCCACCCGCGTGTACGGCAATGCCAGCGTGCAGACCAGCCGCATCGACGCCTTTGCCGCCACCCCGGCCTACGTGGGCAACAAGCTGCCCTATGCCGCACCGCGCACCCTGGGTGCCGGTGTGACGCAGCGCCTGGGCAGTGCCTGGACGCTGTCGGCCAATGCCAAGCATGTGGCCGCGTATTTCGTCGACATCTCCAATGCCGCCGGCACCGGCCAGCAGGCGCGCGCGGGGGGCTACACGCTGCTCGACCTGAGCGTCAGCCTCGACCTGAATGCGCGCACCTCGCTGCGCGCCTACGTCAACAACCTGGCCGACCGCTACGTCATCAACACCTACTTCCAGGGCACCACCACCCAGGACGTGCTGGCCCCGCGCACGCTGGGCCTGCAGCTGGATCTGCGCTTTTGAGCCCGGTGGACGACACAGCGCTGAGCCTGCCCTTCGTGCGGCAGCACACGCTGCGCGACACCCAGTCGGATCAGGCCTGGTGCCTGGCCATCGCGAAAACAGCTGCGGCCGAAGCCCGATGCGGTGACGCCACCGGCGCCGCGCATCGGCTGCTGCTGGTGCTGGACGGCAACCTTGCCGTGGCGCCAGCGGCGCTGATGCAGCAATCGCTCGCCGAGCGCGCCCGGGGGCTGGCGCCGCGCAGCACGCTGGTGGGCGTGGGCTACCCCGGTGTCGCGCTGCGTCATGCGCAGCGCCGGGCGCAAGACTTTCTGCCGCCCTGGCCGGCAGGCCTGGCCAGGCCGGCTGACGCGGGCGACTTTGCCGAAGGCCAGGCCGACCGCTTCGCCCGGTTTCTCGACGCGCAGTTGCTGCCATGGCTGGCCACGCACGAGCGCACGCAGTTCACCGAGGTGGGCCTGTTCGGGCACTCCTTTGGCGGCCTGTTCGCACTGCACAAGCTGCTGCACCGGCCCGGGCCGATGCAGGCCTTCTTCGCCGTCAGCCCGTCGCTGTGGTGGGCCGATGGCTGGCTGCAGCGGCAGCCTGGCGGCACTGCGGCGCAGGGCGCCGGTCGCAGCCTGTGGCTGGGCATCGGCAGCGACGAGCGCGCACTGCCCGGCGACGACGCTGCCCGCCAGGCCCTGCACCGCCGGCGCGACATGCAAGGGCGTTTTGCGCAGCTGGTCGCGCAACTGCAGCACGGGCCCGTCGCGCTGCAGGCCGAGGTGCTGGCCGGCGAAGACCATGGCTCGGTGCTGTACCCGGCGCTCACACGCGCCGTGCGCTGGCTGATGCAGCCCGTGCCCCAGCCAGATGCCCGGCACAGCCACCCCTCCCACACCGCCACGCCGCCATGAACCACGCCACAGCCGACATTCCCACCCCCGACGGTGCCCGCTACATCCTCAAGCTGTCGCGGCACTTCGCGCACAAGGTGCCGGTCAGCTTCGATGCATTGCGCGGCGACGTGCGCTTCGTGCAGGGCCCGTGCGTGATGAAGGCGCATGCCCAGTCACTGGCCATCCACCTGCAGTCTGATCGTCCGGAGGGCATTGCCGCCATGCAGTTCATCATCGACGACCACCTGCGCCGCTTCTTGCGCGAGGCGCTGCCGGCCTACACCTGGACGCCGGGTGTGCCGGACGCCGTGAGGCCCGAGCTGGATGCGCTGGCGGCGCAGCCCGCCAGGGCCGCGGCATCCACCCCGGGAGCGCCGACGTGATCCGGCGCGCCGGCCCCTTGGCACCGGCTCGCCGCCGGCTGCTGGGCCTGGCCTGCACGTCGGCAGCATCGGCCCTGGGGCCGGTGCTGAGCGCCCCGGCCAGCGCCGCCACACCAGCGCCGGCCGGCGGCAGCTGGCCGGTGGTGTTCCGCAACCCCGACGGCAGCGAGGTGCGCATCGCCGCGCCGCCGCAGCGCATCCTGTCGACATCGGTCACGCTCACCGGCACGCTGCTGGCCATCGACGCGCCGGTGGTGGCCTCGTCGGTCAACGGCGACCGGCGCTTCTTCGACCAGTGGGCCGCCGTGGCCAAGGCGCGCCGCGTGCAGCCGCTGTGGTCGCTGAACGCGGTGGACATCGAGGCCGTGCTGCTGGCCCAGCCCGACCTCATCGTGGTGTCGAACAGCGGGGCCGACTCGGCGCGGGCATCGGTGCGCGAGCTGTCGCAGATCGCGCCGACCATCGTGGTCGACTATGCCGTCAACAGTTGGCAGGCGGTGGCCCGGCAACTGGGCCTGGCCACCGGCCTGCAGGCCCGCGCCGAGCAGCGCGTGGCCGAGTTCTCCGAGAAGCTGCGCCGCGTGGCGCAGGCCATCCGCGTGCCCGAGGGGCTGACCACCATCGTCAGCTACAACGGCCCGGGTGTGATCAACCCGGTGGCCATGCCCAAAGGCTCACACGGGGTGCTGCTCGCGGCACTCGGCTTTCGCATGGAGTCGCCTGACCCGCGCTGGCACAGCGGCCTGGACCGCCCGGACGACTTCGTCAAGGCGCAGTACGAGCAGCTCAGCGCGCTGCAGTCACGCACCGTGTTCCTGCTGCGCCGCGCCGAGGACGACACCGCCGCATTGCTCAATGACCGGGTGCTGGCGCGCCTGCCCGCGGTGCAGACGCGGCAGGTCTACGGCCTGGGGCGCAACTCCTTTCGCATCGACTACTACAGCGCCAGCGAGATCGTGGACGCCATCCATCGCCGCTTTGCCATCGACGGCGCGGCGCGGCCGGCCTCTGCGCCCACCGGGCGGCCATGACAGCGGCCAGGGCAGGTGCTGCGGCTTCGGCGTCGGCCGGGCCCCCCGGTACGGCGGGTGCGGTTGGCGGCCTGTCGTCGCTGCGCCGCATGGCGCTGGCCCTGGCGCTGGCCGCCGTGATCGCGCTGCTGGCCGCGGCCAGCCTGCTGGTGGGTGCCAAGCCGGTGCCCTGGGCCGATGTGCTGCAGGCCCTGCGCGCCTTCGATGCGGGCAACCCCGACCACCTGCTGGTGGTGCATCTGCGCCTGCCGCGGCTGCTCACCGGCCTGCTGGTGGGCGCGGCCCTGGGGGCGGCCGGCCTGCTGATCCAGGCGGTGACGCGCAATGTCCTGGCCGACCCCGGCATCCTGGGTGTCAACGCCGGCGCCAGCCTGGCGGTGGTGGCGGCCCTGGCGTTGTTCGGGCCGCTGGCGCTGGCCGAGCAGATGCTGGTGGCCATGCTTGGCGCCCTGCTGGCCGGCGGCGTGGTGCTGGCGCTGTCGGGTGGACAGGGCGCGCGCAGCAGCCCCAGCCGTGTGGTGCTGGCCGGCGTGGCGGTGAGCGCGGTGTGTCTGTCGTTCTCGCAGCTGATCATGCTCAACAGCGCCGACCAGGTGTTTGACCACTACCGCAGCTGGGTGGTCGGTGCGCTGGAAGGCCGCGATCTGCCGCTGCTGCTGGCCACGCTGCCCTTCGTGGCCATGGGCCTGGCCCTGGCGGTGTGGGTGGCCGGCCAGCTGGATGCGCTGAGCCTGGGCCAGGACCTGGGCATGGCGCTGGGTGTGAACCGCCCGCGCGTGCTGGGTCTGTCGCTGCTGGCCATTGTGGTGCTGGCTGGCGCCGCCACCGCGGCGGTGGGGCCGATTGCCTTTCTCGGCCTGGTGGCGCCGCATCTCGCGCGTGCGGTGGTCGGGCCCAACCACCGCCGCCTGCTGCGCTGGTCCATGCTGCTGGGCATGCTGACCCTGCTGCTGGCCGACGTGGCGGGCCGCGTGATCGCGCCGCCGGCCGATCTGGGCGCAGGCCTGATGGTGGCCCTGATCGGCGGCCCGTTCTTCATCGTGCTGGCCCGGCGCGACCGGCTCACCGAGCTGTGAGCGCGCTGCACACGCTGGAGCAGGTGCGCCTGCTGCGCCGCGGCCGCCTGTCGCTGCTGTGGGTGCCACGCCAGGCCCTGGCGGCCCTGCTGCTGCTGGTGCTGCTGGTCTGGCTGATGCTGCTGGCCCTGGGCACCGGCCGCATCGCGCTGGACATCGCGCAGGTGCTGGACATCCTGCTGCACGGCGGCGGCACGGCGCTGCAGCGCAAGCTGGTGTTCGACATCCGGCTGCCGCGTGTGGCCACGGCCGTGGCCACCGGCGCCGCGCTGTCGGTGGCCGGCGCCATCTTCCAGTCGCTGTCGCGCAACCCGCTGGGCTCACCCGATGTGATCGGCTTCACCACCGGGGCGGCAACCGGCGCGGTGGTGTACTTCGTGCTGGGCGGCAGCGCCAGTGCGGGTTCGGCGCTGTTCGCCGTGGGCGCCGGCTTGCTGACGGCGCTGGTGGCCTTTGCGCTGGCGCTGCGCGGCGGTGCCGTGGCCAGCCACCGGCTGGTGCTGGTGGGCATCGGCATCGGCGCCACGCTGTCGGCCCTGAACGAGGCGGTGCTGATGCGCGGCGCGCTGGAGCAGGCGCTGGCCGCGCAGCTGTGGCTGTCGGGCTCGCTGAACGCGCGCACCTGGGACCATGCGCTGCCGCTGCTGGCCGGTCTGGCGCTGCTGCTGCCGGCCCTGCTGTGGGGCCAGTCGCGCCTGATGCTGCTGGAGCTGGGCGACGACCTGGCGCAGCAGCTCGGCGTGCCGGCGCTGCGGGTCAAGGGCTTCATGGCCTTTGGCGCCGTGCTGCTGGCCTCGCTGGCCACCGGGGCGGCCGGGCCCATCGCCTTCATTGCGCTGGCCGCGCCCCGCTTGGCGGCCTTCATGGCCGGCGAGCACGGCCGGCCGCTGTGGCCGGCCGCGCTGACCGGCGCCGTGCTGCTGCAGGGTGTGGACCTGGTCAGCCAGCGGCTGCCCTTTGATCTGAACCTGCCCGTGGGCCTGATGACGGCGCTGATCGGTGGCCTGTACCTGGCGCTGGCCCTGCCGCGCCTGCGCGCCTGAACGCCAGCGGCCAGAACCCTCACCCGCCTGAACCCCGAGAGTCCGATGAACGACGCGCTGTTTTCCGCCACCGGGCTGCAGCTGGCCTACGAGCGGCGGGTGGTCTGCGACCGGCTCGATCTGCAGCTGCCACGCGGCGCCATCACCACGCTGATCGGCCCCAACGGCTGCGGCAAGTCCACGCTGCTGCGCGCGCTGTGCCGCCTGATCACGCCGCGCCAGGGCGAGATCCGGTTTGACGGACGGCCGCTGGCCACCTACGGCCGGCGGGAGTTGGCGCGCCGGCTCGGCTTCTTGCCCCAGGTGTCCAGCGCGCCGCCGGGCATCCGCGTGCACGAGCTGGTGGCGCGCGGGCGCTTTCCCTACCAGGGCCTGCTGCGCCAATGGAGCGACGAGGACGAGGCCGCGGTGGCGCAGGCGCTGCGCGAGACCGGCCTGGCCGGCAGCGCGCACCGCCTGGTGGACCAGCTCTCCGGCGGCCAGCGCCAGCGCGTGTGGATTGCGCTGGTGCTGGCGCAGGACACCGAGGTGCTGGTGCTCGACGAGCCCACCACCTACCTCGATCTGGCGCACCAGCTGGAGGTGCTGGCGCTG contains:
- a CDS encoding FecCD family ABC transporter permease encodes the protein MALALALAAVIALLAAASLLVGAKPVPWADVLQALRAFDAGNPDHLLVVHLRLPRLLTGLLVGAALGAAGLLIQAVTRNVLADPGILGVNAGASLAVVAALALFGPLALAEQMLVAMLGALLAGGVVLALSGGQGARSSPSRVVLAGVAVSAVCLSFSQLIMLNSADQVFDHYRSWVVGALEGRDLPLLLATLPFVAMGLALAVWVAGQLDALSLGQDLGMALGVNRPRVLGLSLLAIVVLAGAATAAVGPIAFLGLVAPHLARAVVGPNHRRLLRWSMLLGMLTLLLADVAGRVIAPPADLGAGLMVALIGGPFFIVLARRDRLTEL
- a CDS encoding ABC transporter ATP-binding protein, giving the protein MNDALFSATGLQLAYERRVVCDRLDLQLPRGAITTLIGPNGCGKSTLLRALCRLITPRQGEIRFDGRPLATYGRRELARRLGFLPQVSSAPPGIRVHELVARGRFPYQGLLRQWSDEDEAAVAQALRETGLAGSAHRLVDQLSGGQRQRVWIALVLAQDTEVLVLDEPTTYLDLAHQLEVLALCRRLNAELGKTLVLVLHDLNLAARHAHHLVAMKDGRVVATGTPAALLTPQRLEEVFGIRAQVLSDPVSGTPLVVPMSALPAEAATACAGRA
- a CDS encoding FecCD family ABC transporter permease, producing the protein MEQVRLLRRGRLSLLWVPRQALAALLLLVLLVWLMLLALGTGRIALDIAQVLDILLHGGGTALQRKLVFDIRLPRVATAVATGAALSVAGAIFQSLSRNPLGSPDVIGFTTGAATGAVVYFVLGGSASAGSALFAVGAGLLTALVAFALALRGGAVASHRLVLVGIGIGATLSALNEAVLMRGALEQALAAQLWLSGSLNARTWDHALPLLAGLALLLPALLWGQSRLMLLELGDDLAQQLGVPALRVKGFMAFGAVLLASLATGAAGPIAFIALAAPRLAAFMAGEHGRPLWPAALTGAVLLQGVDLVSQRLPFDLNLPVGLMTALIGGLYLALALPRLRA
- the fepB gene encoding Fe2+-enterobactin ABC transporter substrate-binding protein, which encodes MIRRAGPLAPARRRLLGLACTSAASALGPVLSAPASAATPAPAGGSWPVVFRNPDGSEVRIAAPPQRILSTSVTLTGTLLAIDAPVVASSVNGDRRFFDQWAAVAKARRVQPLWSLNAVDIEAVLLAQPDLIVVSNSGADSARASVRELSQIAPTIVVDYAVNSWQAVARQLGLATGLQARAEQRVAEFSEKLRRVAQAIRVPEGLTTIVSYNGPGVINPVAMPKGSHGVLLAALGFRMESPDPRWHSGLDRPDDFVKAQYEQLSALQSRTVFLLRRAEDDTAALLNDRVLARLPAVQTRQVYGLGRNSFRIDYYSASEIVDAIHRRFAIDGAARPASAPTGRP